In Helianthus annuus cultivar XRQ/B chromosome 9, HanXRQr2.0-SUNRISE, whole genome shotgun sequence, the following are encoded in one genomic region:
- the LOC110944517 gene encoding proline-rich extensin-like protein EPR1, with product MVIPPEDWPFDDDVDLFVDGPPDDAHGDGEIDEEVAAIPPLEIPVIEISSDTSLHSVSDSFESVTSSALQTVGLQRYATDSDDDTVMSAAPSPPYDPEHGLEPYFVPTNQPDVAPADPKPMPDHDPIPFGLPDIAPLIPDPVPTLVDPPFIEPLIPPPAHTPADVAPFPPVESDVHRIDLPIVFLQDIPAPRPGEGTLGQQPSHDPYVSAAHSHIPQSTPFAPITSSPLDEPFRWFPPYSMPISDPYHPSHFVGYTRDELLLSLQL from the coding sequence ATGGTCATCCCTCCTGAGGATTGGCCTTTTGATGATGACGTTGATCTATTTGTTGATGGTCCTCCTGATGATGCCCATGGTGATGGAGAGATAGATGAAGAGGTTGCTGCTATTCCTCCTCTTGAGATCCCTGTTATCGAGATATCCTCTGATACTAGTTTGCACTCTGtctcagattcctttgagtctgtgacgtCTTCAGCCTTGCAGACGGTTGGATTACAGCGCTATGCCACAGATTCTGATGATGATACGGTGATGTCAGCTGCACCATCCCCTCCATACGACCCCGAGCATGGTCTTGAGCCATATTTTGTTCCTACTAATCAGCctgatgttgcacctgctgatcCTAAGCCCATGCCTGATCATGACCCTATTCCTTTTggtttaccagacattgcacccctcaTACCTGACCCAGTTCCTACACTTGTTGACCCTCCTTTTATTGAGCCACTTATTCCTCCACCTGCACACACccccgctgatgttgctcctttTCCTCCTGTGGAGTCCGATGTCCATCGTATTGATTTACCTATCGTTTTCCTTCaggacatacccgcaccccgtccaggggaaggtacTTTAGGCCAGCAGCCTAGTCATGATCCTTATGTTTCAGCAGCTCATTCCCATATCCCTCAGTCTACACCGTTTGCCCCTATTACTTCTTCACCACTTGACGAGCCATTCCGATGGTTCCCACCGTATTCTATGCCAATTTCAGATCCCTACCATCCCTCTCATTTTGTTGGCTATACACGGGATGAGTTACTTTTATCACTTCAACTTTAG